One window from the genome of Clarias gariepinus isolate MV-2021 ecotype Netherlands chromosome 15, CGAR_prim_01v2, whole genome shotgun sequence encodes:
- the slc1a6 gene encoding excitatory amino acid transporter 4 isoform X2, with amino-acid sequence MCKSFLRRNTFVLFTVAAVVAGISSLDSGASGKMGARAVVYYMVTTIIAVFIGIVMVIIVKPGKGNRDSPMSSTGSIESVQAADAFLDLIRNMFPPNLVEACFKQYKTIYKKTVFTKDITILVNVSHETNATKFIQVGNYSTVLQTIQETVEEMIPVSGSSNGVNALGLVVFSVFFGLVIGNMKQQGQPLKEFFDCLNDAIMRLVAIIIWYAPVGILFLIAGKIMEMKDLAQVGGQLGMYTFCVIIGLLIHGLFILPSLFFLITRRNPYTFIGGLIQALVMALGTSSSSATLPITFRCLEENNHVDKRVTRFVLPVGATINMDGTALYEAVAAIFIAQVNDMDLNFGQILTISITATAASIGAAGIPQAGLVTMVIVLTSVGLPTEDITLIIAVDWFLDRLRTTANVLGDSLGAGIVEHLSRKELQNQDTDIGNTETEENKKTYKLICQEDDCLGHQNSESTM; translated from the exons GGATTTCCTCCTTGGATAGTGGAGCTTCTGGAAAGATGGGAGCACGAGCTGTGGTTTACTACATGGTGACCACTATCATCGCTGTGTTTATCGGTATTGTCATGGTGATCATCGTAAAGCCGGGAAAAGGCAACAGAGACAGTCCAATGTCCTCTACTGGGAGTATTGAATCAGTGCAAGCTGCTGATGCCTTTCTGGATCTTATCAG AAACATGTTTCCTCCTAATTTAGTTGAAGCTTGTTTCAAACAG TACAAAACGATTTACAAGAAAACAGTTTTCACCAAGGACATCACTATTTTAGTCAATGTGAGTCATGAGACCAATGCCACCAAGTTCATCCAGGTTGGAAATTACAGCACAGTCCTGCAGACCATACAGGAGACAGTGGAGGAGATGATTCCAGTCTCAGGCTCCTCTAATGGGGTTAATGCTCTTGGTCTGGTGGTGTTTTCTGTGTTCTTTGGCTTAGTGATCGGGAATATGAAGCAGCAGGGCCAGCCGCTGAAGGAATTCTTCGACTGCCTCAATGATGCCATAATGCGCTTAGTAGCAATCATAATCTG GTATGCACCAGTTGGGATCCTTTTTCTAATTGCTGGAAAGATCATGGAGATGAAAGATCTGGCACAGGTTGGAGGGCAGTTGGGCATGTACACCTTCTGTGTCATCATTGGTTTACTCATCCATGGTCTCTTCATTCTGCCCTCACTCTTCTTTCTGATTACTCGAAGAAACCCCTATACATTTATCGGTGGTCTCATCCAGGCTTTGGTTATGGCCTTAGGAACATCTTCCAG TTCAGCCACGCTTCCCATCACCTTCCGTTGCTTAGAAGAGAACAACCATGTGGACAAACGTGTAACGCGGTTTGTTTTACCTGTGGGCGCCACCATAAACATGGATGGTACAGCTCTGTATGAAGCAGTGGCTGCCATTTTCATAGCCCAAGTTAATGACATGGACCTGAACTTTGGACAAATCCTTACCATCAG TATCACAGCAACAGCTGCCAGCATTGGAGCAGCAGGTATTCCTCAGGCTGGTCTGGTAACCATGGTGATTGTATTGACATCTGTGGGACTGCCCACCGAGGACATAACACTCATCATTGCTGTGGATTGGTTCTT GGATCGTCTCAGAACCACTGCCAATGTCCTGGGAGACTCCTTAGGAGCTGGTATTGTGGAACATCTGTCACGAAAGGAACTGCAGAACCAGGACACAGATATTGGCAACACTGAGACTGAGGAAAACAAAAAGACCTATAAACTGATCTGCCAGGAGGATGACTGCCTGGGACACCAAAACAGTGAaagtacaatgtaa